CAAAGTGTGGGCTCTAGAATTGGGCTGCTTGGGTTCAAAGCTGGGCCCCACCATATACTAACTTTGTGACCTCAGGCAGCTtcaatgctaaaaataaaataaagcacctAGTAAGGCCTAGCCCTTAGTAAACTGTAtaagttacatatttttaataaattttattctcGACTCCCAAAGATGGCCAATAACGGCTTTGAGTGTGAGAACTCTGTAATAAATAATCTAGGGGAGATAGATAACAAGAGGCTACTTCTGTTCAGAGCACAGTAGTGTGAACCTGCTCTCCACTGCTGGCCTCACCCCACAACTGACATTTCTCAATTCAGAGCCTGCTCAATCCCATTCTCTTTCCTCAGTAGCTTTACCTCACACTGAAAATTCCAGCAACCTCTTCATACACCTGGGGGGTTCTGGAGGGGGGCTGGCTTTCTTCCCTTTGCAGTCCGTTATACCCTCTGCAACCCGTTTGTCAGGTTACTCTTCATTCAAAGCCCCCTTCACTTTTTATTGCTTTAAGGAATTTGATTCTCCCCCAACCTCTCCAGCTTTTTGTCTTGAACACTCAGTATCTTATTCACCTTGAATCAATGAGAAAAGCCGCTCGATCTCACTCTCATCCTTAATATTATTTCTAAGTAACTGCTTTGTGATTCGAGTGTTACACCAGTGCCTCAACCTGGTTGTTCCATCACTACCCTTGACTGACATCCTTTCTTGGACTTGCTTCCAtttcacatttttcctttctatccTACTGCCTGTTATTGCTGATGGTTTCAAAATCCACAAAGGTTAGCTGCTTCAGAGGACCCTGATTTCCTAGATCCTGTCCCTGTTAGACCGCATCTACCTTTTATCCATAAAGACGCACTCTGGGTTTCATCACTTCGTCATTCTCTGTTCACCACACACTCCCATTCTGTGTCTGACCTGTCCTGTCCTCCACTTGCCCCCCGGGGCCTTCTACTTCCATGTTGCCAATTCGGCTGCAGTTACACGGTTTCCCCCTAATCCTGGATAGTTTGACCCCTTTGATGCCTACCTGGAAATGCCACGCCACCCCACCCCTTCTTGGTACTGCAACGATATTTAAGTACAAGGAACAACCAGAACAAAACCCCCACCTTTATGAGTTATGAACTGCATGCTAGGTAACAGGCATATCCCGGTGTTCTGGGTCTCTGTCTATGGCTCCTTTGTATTAGGCAACTAAAGGCGTTAGAGGCAAATGGACGAATGCGTCTGCGCTGAGAACGTGTTAAGCAGAAGATGTAAGTAAGAGCACTGTGAACAGAAAGCCAAGTTAAAGTAAGaatcacggggtgcctgggtggctcagtgggttaagcctctgccttcggcttgggtcataatctcagggtcctgggatcgagccccacgtcagggtctCTGtttagtggggaacctgcttcccccccacaccgcctgcctctctgcctacttgtgatctctgtcaaataaataaaattttttaaaaataaaaaaatagaaaagaaccgTGTTCCCGTAAGCAGTAGGCTTCGAAACACTCAAAGGGACTCCTAGGAGTGACATCAGTTTGGCCACCATGTCTGAAGTCCGATCCGGTGACGAGACATGCTCATACAGGTTCTCGTCACTAAGCACCGAGCAGCGTGCGGGAGTGAGAGATGCAAGGCAGGCCGAGCTGGGAAAGGGAACAGGAACACACACAGCTCGGAGCTCTCAGGCTCACTCGGGGCAACAAACTGTTTCCTGGATGTAAAAAAGCGTTAGTTCCCAACCCCAGCTGCCTCAGTGTCTCATGTGCGCAGCTCCCAGGCTGGTCTTAGGAAAAAACACCTAAATAAGAAGCCCTCAACTTGTGACTGAGTTTTCAAATGTTCACAGGCTTTGCTCTGTTGTGAACTCAGAATGTTCTCCCATGGTCACGTAAATTCCAATCCCAAAGCAAATCTGACACATGTCATAATATGCCCGTTATGGTACTAACACCATTGTTATTTTTATGGGAAAACGTGCTCACACTTACAGCTCAGAAGGGACATCACAAGTATTTCTCCAGGGACTCTTCTGGCTCCAAACCAGTGATAATACTCTTGTGTTCTCTGGACAGGGCAACAGACGGAGAGGCCAGAGACGGGGGCCGTGGGGAAAGGTGGCAGAGTGCATTACAGGAGCCGGGAGGAGATGGGCTGGAGGCTCGGGGCTAGGTACAACAGCAGTTAGGAGTGCTTAAAGGAGTGTCATTAtctgtttctcccctccccctttcctcacCACTTCAGACCACTCAGCCGCTAGAGGTGAGGGGTGAGAGGACCCTGGAGTTGTGTAGGGTGAGGGGTTAATCTCAGAAGCTGCAGAGTTGGCCATGCCAAGGTAGCAAGGGAAGGAAATCAAAGGACAGCTCAGTGAAGGTCAAAAATCCTCTGTAAAGAAGACAAACAGACCAGGAGCCACATGCGCCTCTCTGTGGCTGCCGGCTACCCCCAGTAATGGCCACAGGCCGTCGTCCGGGACGGAATTGCTCACCCAGTAGAACAGGAGCAGAGCCAACCAGTCATCGGCTCATCTGTTCTCACGAGTCCCAAGAGACAGTCACTAACTTTGGCTCTTTGATATGCTCAAGAAGGTATGCAAACCAAGAAATTGTAAACCAGTTCTGCAGAGCAGTTGTTAGGGAATTGAGAACACGAGAACTATGTAACTGGGGGAAAGAGAGGTTAGAGGCAAAGAGAACCCTAGTGCCCTCCCTAACTAAACGCGAAGCCTTGTGCTCAGACGACCCCAGGAGCCTTCGAATGTAGGTCAGTCTCCTATTTTGACGCCCTTAAATTTGAAGAGGTGGAAAGGCCAGCCTGAAGCCCTTACAGCGGGATGGTGGTCAGGTTCCCTGTGCTCTCTATGGTCCTGCTGGCACCTGTCCGCTGTACGGCTTCCATTATGCTCTGAACCAGCAGCGGTGCCTGCTTACGGGCAAGTGTTCCCATGTCCACGCTCCACAGGCAACCATGAAGGCAGCTGGGATTCAATGCAGTGAGGCAGAAGGTCTGTGAGTGGGACTCGGGCGTTCTCCTCAGTGAAGTGGAGGGATCCCTAGAGCACCAGACAGGACTTGAGGTCAGAGACCTACACTTCAGTGGCTGGGCTTTCCCTTGTGACACTGTAGCTACATCACCGTCTCTGCACGCAAGAGTGTCCTCACCTTTCCAATGGCCAATAATTTTAGAGATACTTTAGGAATGAAGTCAAAGAGGCATTCTTACCCTCCCAGTCTGTCCCCAAGTTCCGTTGCCAACGTACCGCCAACAACTGCCCAACTGAACAGACCCCGTACCTCAGGTCGACTCGCGTGCTTCCAAATCATGAGCGCTCTTGCCTCTGCCTATATTTCCTTCACCCTAAATGCTTTCCATTTTGCCCTCCAATTCTGCCCATCCAATCCTTAGCGTCAGTAAGATCTTTCCTGACCCCCCGAGGCACCGGTGGTCCGTCCTCTCAGATGGacagcacttactgtgtgccacaAGCCACTTCCAAGATACAGGACCTGTGTCATTTCTCCTGTCCTGCTGCGGTCTCACCTAACCTCACATGCAGATCTTAGCTATCCCCAACTAAACCGTCAACTTCGGAGAAGAGGAATGTGGTGTTCTGCTTCTGATGTTGAGTAAGAGCTGAGGTCTGCCTGAACGACTCCCCACACTCTTTACCTGTACAAGGACCACCTCTAGCATGGGTTCTCTGGTGTTTACTAAGATCTGACCTCTGTCTGAAGGCTTTGCCACATTCATCACATTGGTAGGGTTTCTCCCCAGTGTGGATTCTCTGGTGCTGGATGAGGCTGGTGATTCCTCGGAAGGCGTTCCCACACTCGTCGCACTTGTAGGGCCTCTCTCCAGTGTGGATTCTCTGATGTTCCGTGAGGACGGATCTTTGCGTGAAAGCCTTCCCACACTCATCACATTTATAAGGTCTCTCCCCAGTGTGAATTCGCTGATGTTCTACAAGACTTGTCCTCTGAATAAAGGCTTTTCCACATACATCACACTTGTAAGGTTTTTCCCCAGTGTGGATCCTCTGGTGCTGAACAAGGCCACTCTGGCTGAAGgatttcccacattccttacactgATGGCACTTTTCTTTGTGGTGGATCTCCTGGTGGGAAACCAGGGATGAGTTATACACAAAGGCTTTTCCACACTCGCTGCACTCATAGGGCTTCGCCCCAGTGTGAACTCCTTGATGCTGAGTAAGTATCGAACGCCGACTGAAACTCTTATTACACTGAGTACAATGGTACGGTTTGTCTCTCGTGTGGATCTTGAGATGGTGAAAGAGGCCTGCTTTCTGGCTGAAGGCTTTGCCGCACTCATTACAGTGGTAGtgcttctctcctgtgtgaagTCTCTGATGCTGGTTAAGAGCTGACCACCGGCCAAAGGCTTTGTCACACTCATTACACTTATacggtttctctccagtgtggattATTTTGTGCCGGATAAGCACAGTTCTCCCACGGAATGTTTTCCCACATTCCTCGCACTTGTAAGGCCTGTCTCCAGTATGGACCCTCTGATGTTCTACAAGGCGCGAGTGCtgactgaaggctttcccacactcctCGCACTCATGAGGTTTTCCTCCCGGACAGAACCTCTGCTGTTCATCCAGAAGGACTGTAGGTTGTTCACCTTCCCTGGAGTGTCCAGAAGACTCTTCTGGTTTTGCCTCAGGATCGTCAGCTTCTCTGCACTGAGCAGGCCAGAACACTTCACGTTTAAATGCAGACATGTTCTCATGTGGTTCCATTTCTTCAGAAATTTCTTGCTTTAAATTCCCGTACTCGTTCCCAGTCTCAACACCTGAAACTGCAATGGATCACCGAGTCAACGAGTTTCCAACATAAGATTCGTCGGTGAAAAACACTAAGAACCCAGAGTTTCTGCAGGACCATGAAATGGCCTAAGAACACAGGACGGACATAATACGTAAAACTCCAAAAATTGTTATGGAAAAGACCAGTAACCCAATAGAAACTGGGCAAAGGAAAAATTGTCTCCAGAAAAATTAATACAGTAGTTCTTAAATGTGAGATGCTCCACCTCAAAATAAGGGAAAAGCAAATTCAAACAATACGGAGATAAACTTTTCACCCATCATCCTGCCATGTTCATGAATGTCCCACGTTGCCGGTGGGTGTAAACTGACCCAGGCCTGACAGAGCATCTGACAGCATCCATCACAATGACAAACCTTTGGCTTAGTAATTCCACAAACAGGAATTTATCCTGCAGTGCACCACACACCATGTGTTAGAATAAAACACTGGGGACAACTTAGGGGGGTGGGTAAGTAAACTGTGTGGTTCATCCAAACATTTTATTACTAAGTTgctgttaagaaataaaaaatgcaagctTTTACAATCTTAgtgataaagagaagaaaaggtatttgtttgaatatgaaaacatatatacCTCTAGGGAAGGACACCTAAGAACTTAATACACTGACAACCTATTTCAGGGCTGGAAGACCAGACGGCCGAGGAAATGAAGTGGAATGAAAACTTTtcactaaataatttaaaatttttgtctttgaaCTAGATGAACTTTtacctactttaaaaaactaaatggaaaagaatataggggtgcctgggtggctcagtcattaagcatctgcctttggctcaagtcatgatctcaaggtcatgggatgaagccccaaatagggctctACTCcatgggaagctgcttctccctctcccactccccctgcttgtgttctctctctcgctgtctctctctctctgtcaaataaataagtaaaacctttaaaaaagaaaaaaaaggaaaagaataaatataaatgaagtagAGATAAGGAAGTTATggagtctttcatccattcatcaacttTTAATATTCTGCCACGTCTGCTTTATTGTTCCTCTCTTTGTAAGCGTACACAAATATACACTGTTTCCTGAACCATCTGAAAAATGCGGTCATCATGGGGCAGAGGCTTGTTtatgaaggaggaaggaaatagcCAGAGTGAAGACAGTAGCACCGTCTGACAGCATAAAGGCTAGAAAGAGCAAGACCAGTACCATGGAAAACAACTACCAGAAAGACTAAATTAAGTGATCTCAAATAAAACAGTGCAAGAATtcgaaaaatatttaaatataaagagaacACCTGAAGAGCGAGAAACTGAAGTGGCCGAGAGTGTGCACGAGAGACTTCGTGACTCTGGCCATCAGGAACAGTGCGGAGTACTAGGGCGGCCTGCTGGCCCGTGCTGGCCcgtcctccccttccccccagacGGCTCTGTCTGCCCTACCTGGCTCCTCCAGCGGGGCTTCAGGTTCTGGAGACTCACACTTGGGCTGTGCCAtcaggggtgggagggacacaCCGGGCTCCTGTTCTGTTCCCAGAGGGGCCGTCTCCTCCAAGGGCTGGCCTTGTTCCTCGGTGTGGACTGAGACCTGCGGCAAGATAAACAGCTCACACAGTCTGTGAACAGCAAGTAAGAGTACACGATCCACGGCGGTGACGTCCAGCTCTCTGACACCTTAACTTTCCCCCGGACACCAGCCTGCCGTAACCCTCCCCACGGCGCCTCCTCTGGGAAACCTTCCCTGCTCCTGTTCTTCACAGCTAAACGCTGCTGGTTGTGTCACCTTCACTGTTTATGCCtggagaaaggcagaaggaaacgAAGGAGTGACAGAGGGTGCAGGACAGAGGAGAAATCTCTTCCCCGTAGGCTCCGGAAGCTGTTCCCTACAGCCAGCCTTCCCCAGGCCCCACTCTACCTCCTTCCAGGACAGGACCTTATTTTctccttgcccaaggtcatggtcACATGAGAGGCCACCCACCATTCATTTCATCACTCCCTGTACCCCCCACTTCTTCCCTTCTACTTAAAGGAAGAAGCCTGTTCTCTTCAAGGTGCGTAGGTCTCCACTCTTGCCTTCAATCCCATCCCTTACTGCACCCGACCCCTGCTCTGGCCACCAACTCATTTATTTAGCAGTGTAAGCCATCCTGTAGTTTCTGTGCCTGCAGCGAAATCACTCCCCTTGTATTCAAAAATACCACGTCTCCCCAGCAGGGTGTGAAATGCTGGGATCTGGGACCACTCTTGTTCCTAAGTCTGTGTCTTAGTTCAGGAACTCTGGGAGCGGGGGCTGGTTACCTCGACTACATGGCACCATGTACACAAAGCACACTGCAGGGGGCATTGCCACAGTAGGCCCTCGAACTGCTCCCCAGTCCTCTACAGTGGCTACACTCTGTAAATAAGAAATCACCCCACACTGCCTCTATTTTGACAGTTTCATTGTGCAACCTCTGCCCCCAGAATAAGAGCCAAAATCAGAAGGATGCTGAGATGGACAGAAAAAGATGTTTCAACTTCAAATGTGGAGGGAGAAAAAAGCCAGTACAGTGGTCTGTGTCTTCCATCTGTGGATCTCTGGCAAGGCTCAGAAATCGAGTTTAAATTCTGTTAGCTGCCCCCAGCATGCTTTGAGGGAAGGGGTTGGCTTGCAAAACAAACTCaacatgtttcattttgttctgtttttttaatcaggGGAAAGCACAAACTCAACACGTTTAAAACCGCATTACTTCTGCCTGCACTCGAGAATCCCTTCTTTCTTTCGgttctcttcctgtctcctcgGCCACTCCTCCATTTCCACTGCCCTGATGACCCCCTTCCATCTCAAAGCCTGAAATATCATCCATAACCTGACCAGTCCCAGTTCTGCATCTCTAGCgcgggtccctgctcagtggcttGCTCAACTTCTCCAGGTGGATTCTACTAGGAATCTCAAAATCGACACACATCCAAAAACCTAGTAACCCTTGATCCCTGTCTGACCCAAAaccttcctctctcccagcctTTACCATCTTTGTGAATGATGAATCTATGAGTCATAATGTTCAGAACAAAAACCCTAGCTGAACCCTGAACTTTCATATCCCACGTcctacagaaaaacaaatcatgtCAAGTGCCACCTCCGGAACAGGCAGGATCCAACCGCATCTCACCACTTCCACAGCTACTGCCCTAGTCCAAGCCACCAGCACCTGTTTCCTGGACAGGTGCTGAGcctgtctccctgcttctgcaTTTGACTTCTTGGCCTCCCGTACCCCCCCACCAAGCACCATGTACAACTCTTCCAACAGAGTGGCTGGAGTGATTATATTTACAATTTAGGTCAGGTTAAACCTCTCTTCTGTTCAACTCTCCGGTGACTCAGCACCACGTTTATTGTCTGCCTCCTTATTAGACTAGACTCCAGCTGGGAGACAACAGCAGCTTCTGCGCTTTGTTCATGGCTATGTTTCCAGTGCCCAGAATGGTGCCTGGTACAAAAACCCACATTAGTAAATGTCTCCTCAACAAATGAGCTTTCCCCAATCCACCTTCCCCTAACCCCTTGAACTCTGTTAGGAGCACCTGGATCCCGCCAGTCTCTCAAGCCGGAAGTCCCCAGTGCTCAGCCTGGAAGAGATCGCTCCCTGCAGAGTCTTGCCTTCATCCTTCCTTTTTCATCCACTCATCGTCATCATTTCCAATGGATACTTACCTAAGACATGCTTCATCCTTTGAAGTCTCACGGTCACAACTCTCTTTGAAACTCGTGTCTTTCTGCCACAGGTTCCTCCCCTCCAGTGTTTCATGCCCCCAGTGCTGGGTACCCTTCTTGTTTCTCCACTTTATAGCCTTCCTACCAAGACTTCCCAGCCTTGCCTCTACTGACCAGCTGGGTCAGATCATTCCCTGTTGTCTGATGCTGTCCTATACGGGTAATGTCCCTGGCCCATCAGCCACTAGATGTTGGTAGCACCTTGCCCCAtctgacaaccaaaaatgtcccaAGACATTGCCCGATGCCTCTAGGGCACAAAACTGCCACTGGTTGAGAACCAGTATCAGtattgaaacaaaacagaacagaacaagaTCCTACATACTTTGGTTACATCCTCGGGTTAGAGAAGCTCATTTAGACTCAAAGAGAAAGCGTTAGAAGCTTGTGTCCtacagaataaaatctaaactccaGGGGTGGTATTCAAGGTCCTGGACTCTGTTTTCAATCCCTATTCACAACTCACCTGTCCAACCCACCCTGAGCTTTCTACTACTCCCAGTAACTCCCCCCCTGCCCGGCCCCTCCCTCCTAACCTTCCACTCCGCTCATACCTCCCACTCCTCCAAGGTGGTGACTTTGATTTCTCCTTCGTTTAATCCTTTAATGGAGAAAGGGCAGTGGACACACTGTTGTGCAAGAGCGCGAGGTCCCTTTGAAGACACTGCTGCCCACTCCCTTACCATGACCTAACATTTGCTCTTAGATTTTTTGAGCTGCATTTCATCAACCAGAACTCTGTAGGCCTAGTACAGAAGTACATGATCCGTCCCCAGAGAAGCTATAAGTAAGTTAGGACTACATTAATCAAGTTTCCATGAGGCTAAGGCCTGATACACCCATGTGTCAAGAACACACGGGCCTAGAAAtccataattcattttttctcaATCACAAAACATCTCTTTTTCTCACCTGTTCTGCTGGCTCGTCCAGCTCCCTCTCCAGGTCCTCCAGCGCGGCCACCGCCTGCTCCCTGCTCTCCGGCTGCTGCTCCCGCACCCAGGCCTGCAGCTCCTCGGGCAGGATGGTCAGGAACTGCTCCAGCACCAGCAGCTCCACGATCTGCTCCTTGCTGTGCGTCTCGGGCCGCAGCCAGCGTCGGCAGAGCTCCCGCAGCCGGCTCAGCGCCTCGCGCGGCCCCGGGGTCTCCTGGTAGCAGAACTGCCGGAAGGACTGTCGGAAGACCTCCCTGCTGTGGGTGTTGTTCTTCCGCAGGA
The sequence above is drawn from the Mustela nigripes isolate SB6536 chromosome 5, MUSNIG.SB6536, whole genome shotgun sequence genome and encodes:
- the LOC132017688 gene encoding zinc finger and SCAN domain-containing protein 12-like isoform X1 — encoded protein: MMASAWALQAHEDQDDLLEVKTEEEEKDTPRQHQILRKNNTHSREVFRQSFRQFCYQETPGPREALSRLRELCRRWLRPETHSKEQIVELLVLEQFLTILPEELQAWVREQQPESREQAVAALEDLERELDEPAEQVSVHTEEQGQPLEETAPLGTEQEPGVSLPPLMAQPKCESPEPEAPLEEPVSGVETGNEYGNLKQEISEEMEPHENMSAFKREVFWPAQCREADDPEAKPEESSGHSREGEQPTVLLDEQQRFCPGGKPHECEECGKAFSQHSRLVEHQRVHTGDRPYKCEECGKTFRGRTVLIRHKIIHTGEKPYKCNECDKAFGRWSALNQHQRLHTGEKHYHCNECGKAFSQKAGLFHHLKIHTRDKPYHCTQCNKSFSRRSILTQHQGVHTGAKPYECSECGKAFVYNSSLVSHQEIHHKEKCHQCKECGKSFSQSGLVQHQRIHTGEKPYKCDVCGKAFIQRTSLVEHQRIHTGERPYKCDECGKAFTQRSVLTEHQRIHTGERPYKCDECGNAFRGITSLIQHQRIHTGEKPYQCDECGKAFRQRKKTSYKEILLKNRCGPQAGVNLLLSALIPEWRSSCGKVPDGD